The region CACCGTGATGGTCTTCAATATTTTTCATGTATTGCTTAACCATGCGGTCACTGATTTTAATTCCGTAGTGTTTGAAACGGAATACAACCGGCGCAAAGAAAGCATCTGCGATACAAAAATCACCGAACAAAAAGGGACCTTCACTGACCTTCAAGGCATCCTTCCACATTTTTAGAATGCGCTCAATTTCGTAAGCCGTTGCTTCCGTTAAATGCTTAATGGGTTCCGTGCGTTTCAGATCCATGCTTAAATTCGTGCGTAAATGAGGGAAGCCTGAGTGCATTTCAGCCGCATAGCTTCTGGCCAAAGCTCTTGTCCCAGCATCTTCCGGCCATAATTTTGCTTCAGGAGAAAGTTCATTCAAGTATTCTGCGATCGCCAACGAATCCC is a window of Bdellovibrio sp. SKB1291214 DNA encoding:
- a CDS encoding glutathione S-transferase family protein — protein: MAFHVHSDKPYFDLVIGDKTYSSWSMRAWLVAVQSGLPFKEINIKLDDKKTAAQIAKYTDSGKVPVLKQGKRVIWDSLAIAEYLNELSPEAKLWPEDAGTRALARSYAAEMHSGFPHLRTNLSMDLKRTEPIKHLTEATAYEIERILKMWKDALKVSEGPFLFGDFCIADAFFAPVVFRFKHYGIKISDRMVKQYMKNIEDHHGVQFWVEDAKSEKAKPIEFK